A window of the Patescibacteria group bacterium genome harbors these coding sequences:
- a CDS encoding GIY-YIG nuclease family protein, with protein MFSTYILKSQKNNSYYIGCCKNTAIRLKQHNKGLVKSTKRYKPWIILYYENFDDLKDARKREKQIKSWKKRSAIEKLIKHFKI; from the coding sequence ATGTTTTCTACTTATATTTTAAAATCTCAAAAAAATAATTCTTATTATATTGGCTGTTGTAAAAATACTGCGATAAGATTAAAACAACATAACAAGGGTTTGGTTAAATCAACAAAACGCTATAAACCATGGATCATTCTCTATTATGAAAATTTTGACGATCTTAAAGACGCTCGAAAAAGGGAAAAACAAATAAAATCCTGGAAAAAAAGAAGTGCTATTGAAAAATTGATAAAACATTTTAAAATTTAA